In one Pirellulales bacterium genomic region, the following are encoded:
- a CDS encoding response regulator has protein sequence MIESQDKAVVLVIDDDPEIIAGLATVLSAAGYISNCCRDADGAIECVRQTTPDLVVSDINLAGQSGLQLCERLKREEGLFDVPFMFLSGAQIPDIIRRSHEAGGTYYLRKPFDPQVLLELVDKALWMPHLVAVRQ, from the coding sequence ATGATCGAATCTCAAGACAAGGCGGTTGTTTTGGTGATCGACGACGATCCCGAGATCATCGCCGGATTGGCGACGGTGCTGAGCGCCGCCGGCTATATAAGCAATTGTTGCCGAGATGCCGACGGTGCGATTGAGTGTGTTCGGCAGACGACGCCCGATCTGGTAGTCTCCGATATCAATCTCGCCGGTCAAAGCGGTTTGCAGCTTTGCGAGCGGCTCAAGCGCGAGGAGGGATTGTTCGACGTGCCGTTCATGTTCCTCTCAGGGGCGCAAATCCCCGACATCATCCGGCGGTCGCATGAGGCGGGCGGCACCTACTATCTCCGCAAGCCATTCGACCCCCAGGTGCTCTTGGAGCTGGTCGACAAGGCCCTCTGGATGCCGCATCTAGTGGCCGTAAGACAGTAG
- a CDS encoding 2Fe-2S iron-sulfur cluster-binding protein, translating into MPIVTFVNEKKEIQVPEGANLRKEAMRAGIQVYSGIHKLPIGNCHGLSLCGSCRVLVTKGIENASPIGTAERMRLKVSMAYVGNEDTMRLSCQTQVMGDMTVETRPALNLYGDNFFS; encoded by the coding sequence ATGCCGATTGTCACGTTTGTCAACGAAAAGAAAGAGATCCAAGTGCCCGAGGGGGCCAATCTCCGCAAAGAGGCGATGCGGGCGGGGATCCAGGTCTATTCAGGAATCCACAAGCTCCCGATCGGCAATTGTCACGGGTTGAGCCTGTGCGGATCCTGCCGGGTGTTGGTCACCAAGGGGATCGAAAACGCCAGCCCAATTGGGACGGCCGAGCGGATGCGGCTCAAGGTTTCGATGGCCTATGTCGGCAACGAAGATACGATGCGGTTGTCCTGTCAGACGCAAGTCATGGGCGACATGACGGTCGAGACCCGTCCCGCGCTGAATCTCTACGGCGACAATTTCTTTAGTTAA
- a CDS encoding outer membrane beta-barrel protein, producing the protein MQSAPDNRRFRDGARRVRRLTACAGGVVALAAVLRLAVAADAPLPDNRATNSGKPLVFRSADSVSLDRDDLDAAKQSIDWPALIANRPDHSADQTGLLTQMHFAIGDGAANPLRQPRFAVVEPTAATADTVPPSPPPDLTASTELGPINAPPAKTHPQFAPANGLPNGVVEPQPEDYPTDGGPPQMTPHGDLPGGIWPHDYLRHQFAEPLVGASWCNEPYHVDWFLGMIRGTEIIRDRIDQNVGVVGGVRLGWDYDLYWGLETRLGFSSLEDQPVDAPLAGSADKVILWDSSLLYYPWGDSRWRPYISLGLGLSEFRFTDEFGDQIRRNLLELPFGVGLKYRLHDWLTLRADVTDNLAFGSSGLATMNNVSFTTGMEFRFGGCHQNYWPWEPASAH; encoded by the coding sequence ATGCAATCCGCTCCTGACAACCGTCGGTTCAGAGACGGCGCTCGACGCGTCCGACGATTGACGGCGTGCGCCGGCGGAGTGGTGGCGCTTGCCGCGGTGCTACGACTTGCCGTGGCCGCCGACGCGCCACTTCCCGACAATCGCGCGACCAACTCGGGCAAGCCACTCGTCTTCCGTTCGGCCGATTCAGTGTCCCTGGACCGCGACGACTTGGATGCCGCAAAACAGTCGATCGATTGGCCGGCGCTGATTGCCAACCGACCCGACCACTCAGCCGACCAAACGGGCCTTCTGACGCAGATGCACTTCGCGATCGGGGACGGCGCCGCTAACCCGCTGAGGCAACCGCGGTTTGCGGTCGTTGAGCCGACGGCGGCGACGGCGGATACCGTGCCGCCATCCCCGCCGCCCGATCTCACGGCCTCAACGGAATTGGGGCCCATCAACGCGCCGCCAGCAAAGACCCATCCGCAATTCGCGCCGGCAAACGGCCTGCCGAACGGCGTCGTTGAACCGCAGCCCGAGGATTATCCGACTGACGGCGGACCGCCGCAGATGACCCCGCACGGCGATTTACCTGGCGGGATTTGGCCACACGACTATCTTCGGCATCAATTTGCCGAGCCGTTGGTCGGGGCAAGCTGGTGCAACGAACCGTATCACGTCGATTGGTTTCTAGGAATGATTCGCGGCACCGAGATTATCCGGGACCGCATCGATCAGAACGTAGGCGTTGTTGGCGGCGTTCGCCTCGGTTGGGACTACGACTTATATTGGGGCCTGGAAACGCGGCTAGGATTCTCGTCCCTCGAAGACCAGCCAGTCGATGCGCCGCTGGCCGGCAGCGCCGACAAGGTGATCCTCTGGGACTCCAGCCTGCTCTATTATCCCTGGGGCGATTCACGCTGGCGGCCCTACATCAGCCTCGGCTTAGGGCTGTCCGAATTCAGGTTCACCGACGAGTTCGGCGACCAGATTCGCCGCAATCTGCTCGAGCTGCCGTTTGGCGTGGGGCTGAAATACCGCTTGCACGATTGGCTGACGCTGCGGGCCGACGTGACCGACAATCTGGCCTTCGGCTCCTCCGGTCTGGCGACAATGAACAATGTGTCGTTCACGACCGGCATGGAATTCCGCTTCGGCGGCTGCCATCAGAACTACTGGCCCTGGGAACCGGCGTCGGCGCATTGA
- a CDS encoding MFS transporter, which produces MSEQSSELRLAALAKSAARREAGFALAAGFLGWTLDAFDFFLVPISVPAIAREFNTSEATILFSVTLTLVFRPVGAFVFGLLADRYGRRIPMMIDLVFYSAIEVATGFAPNLTTFLILRALFGIGMGGEWGIGASLVMEKVSAKWRGMLSGLLQEGYAFGFLLAATAAHFMLEPLGWRPLFFLGGLPALLALFIRFAVKESEVWQKSKTESWSHLGRAIASHWRIWIYLTLLMAMMNFASHGTQDSYPTFMKDFHKMSPADYTRVVMIMMVGAILGGVVFGLASDRFGRRRMMILAFVGAFVTVPLWALSMEMKWIIVGGFLMQFLVQGAWGVIPAHISELSPDQVRGFLPGFSYQCGNLVAASIGWLQAKLAPEYGYPHVMAISAGVIFVVAILVTALGRERRGVVFGDSD; this is translated from the coding sequence GTGTCCGAACAGTCATCCGAATTGCGGCTCGCCGCGCTCGCTAAGTCCGCCGCGAGGCGCGAAGCCGGTTTCGCTCTCGCCGCCGGCTTCCTCGGCTGGACGCTCGACGCCTTCGATTTCTTTCTGGTGCCGATCTCCGTGCCGGCCATTGCCAGGGAATTCAACACTAGCGAGGCGACGATCCTGTTCTCCGTGACGCTCACGCTCGTGTTCCGCCCGGTGGGAGCGTTCGTCTTCGGATTGCTGGCCGATCGCTACGGCCGCCGGATTCCGATGATGATCGACTTGGTGTTCTATTCGGCCATCGAGGTGGCCACCGGTTTCGCCCCGAACTTGACCACGTTTCTCATCCTGCGAGCATTGTTCGGGATCGGCATGGGGGGCGAATGGGGAATCGGGGCGTCCCTTGTCATGGAAAAGGTGTCCGCCAAATGGCGCGGCATGCTCAGCGGATTGTTGCAAGAGGGCTATGCCTTCGGTTTCCTGCTCGCGGCGACGGCTGCCCACTTCATGCTCGAGCCGCTAGGCTGGCGGCCGCTGTTCTTCCTCGGCGGATTGCCGGCGCTGCTAGCTTTGTTTATTCGCTTTGCAGTCAAGGAATCGGAGGTTTGGCAGAAGAGCAAGACGGAGAGTTGGTCGCATCTCGGCCGGGCGATCGCCTCGCACTGGAGAATCTGGATCTACCTGACGCTGCTGATGGCGATGATGAACTTCGCCTCGCACGGCACGCAAGACTCGTATCCGACGTTCATGAAAGATTTTCATAAGATGTCGCCTGCGGATTACACGCGCGTCGTGATGATCATGATGGTCGGCGCGATTCTGGGCGGCGTCGTCTTTGGTCTGGCGTCCGACCGCTTCGGCCGCCGGAGGATGATGATTCTCGCCTTCGTCGGGGCCTTCGTCACCGTTCCGCTCTGGGCACTGTCGATGGAAATGAAATGGATCATCGTGGGCGGTTTCCTGATGCAGTTCTTAGTCCAAGGGGCTTGGGGAGTGATCCCGGCCCACATCAGCGAACTCTCGCCCGATCAAGTCCGCGGTTTTTTGCCGGGATTCTCCTACCAATGCGGGAACCTGGTGGCCGCTTCGATCGGATGGCTCCAGGCAAAACTGGCGCCCGAATACGGCTACCCGCATGTGATGGCCATTAGCGCCGGCGTTATCTTCGTCGTGGCGATCTTAGTCACTGCCCTGGGGCGCGAGCGCCGCGGCGTCGTTTTTGGAGACAGTGATTAA
- a CDS encoding methyltransferase domain-containing protein, giving the protein MNDEVKRLLATYPRERPPLPPKLQAIYHDTYVSSREGRTVLYRITQSLEAWMHRRVAAASAAGQTVLEIGAGTLNHLRFEAKDGTYDVVEPYTALYEGRPETARVRAFYADIADVPSSNRYDRIISIATLEHVLDLPRLVAQAMMLLTPNGTFTAGIPSEGGFLWGFAWRSSVGLSFRLRTGLNYGDLMRHEHVNRAAEIEAILRHFFGSVRIRRFPIPSRQLSLYTFLHCGQPHFDRCRELLG; this is encoded by the coding sequence ATGAACGACGAAGTTAAGCGCCTGCTTGCGACCTATCCGCGCGAGCGGCCGCCGCTGCCGCCGAAGCTGCAGGCGATCTACCACGACACGTATGTCTCCAGCCGGGAAGGCCGGACGGTGCTCTATCGGATCACGCAGTCGCTCGAGGCTTGGATGCACCGCCGCGTGGCCGCCGCTTCGGCCGCGGGCCAAACGGTTCTCGAAATCGGTGCCGGCACGCTCAACCACTTGCGCTTCGAGGCAAAGGACGGGACATACGACGTGGTCGAGCCGTATACCGCGCTTTACGAAGGGCGGCCGGAGACGGCACGAGTAAGAGCGTTTTATGCCGACATCGCCGACGTGCCGAGCAGCAATCGCTACGACCGGATCATTTCGATCGCCACGCTGGAGCACGTTCTCGACCTGCCGCGGCTCGTGGCCCAAGCCATGATGCTTTTGACGCCGAACGGCACTTTCACCGCGGGCATCCCGTCGGAAGGCGGATTCCTCTGGGGCTTCGCTTGGCGCTCATCGGTAGGGCTTTCTTTCCGACTGCGCACCGGCTTGAACTACGGCGACCTGATGCGCCATGAACACGTCAATCGTGCGGCCGAGATTGAAGCGATCCTCCGACATTTCTTCGGCAGCGTTCGCATACGACGTTTTCCAATTCCCTCAAGGCAACTCAGCCTCTACACCTTCTTACATTGCGGACAGCCGCACTTCGACCGGTGTCGCGAACTGCTCGGATAG
- a CDS encoding SprT-like domain-containing protein, whose amino-acid sequence MTLTDVESLALRLMCRHGLRDWKFGFNRRQRSLGLCRYTARRIELSTCFVVAHDEPWIRDVILHEIAHALAGHDAAHGPLWREICRAIGARPERCGNVQMPAGRWRATCPGCRRQFDRIRRPPRNRRYMCPQCGPEVGKLMFRAS is encoded by the coding sequence ATGACGTTGACGGATGTCGAATCGCTCGCGCTACGATTGATGTGCCGGCATGGGTTGCGGGACTGGAAGTTCGGCTTCAATCGCCGCCAGCGTAGCCTCGGGCTTTGCCGCTATACGGCGCGGCGGATCGAACTGTCCACCTGTTTTGTTGTGGCCCACGACGAGCCCTGGATTCGCGACGTGATTCTGCATGAGATCGCTCACGCGCTGGCCGGGCACGACGCGGCGCACGGCCCGCTATGGCGGGAGATTTGCCGCGCGATCGGCGCTCGACCCGAACGTTGTGGCAATGTCCAGATGCCGGCTGGGCGCTGGCGGGCGACTTGCCCTGGCTGCCGCCGGCAATTCGATCGCATCCGCCGCCCGCCGCGCAATCGGCGCTATATGTGTCCCCAATGCGGCCCGGAGGTCGGCAAGCTGATGTTCCGCGCGAGTTAA
- a CDS encoding response regulator: MPTLLVVDDSDIDRRLVVGLLRGNTNWKTETAANGVEALARLGKSPADLVITDMQMPEMDGLELVKQIGIRHPQVPVILMTAHGSEALSIEALERGAASYVPKSRLADMLEDTVAQILALGETNRNYERLVACQTRAEFTFVLNNDAALIDPLVDLIRQIAFRMGLCNDNEGLRIGIAMQQAILNALYHGNLELTGEQIEAAREKLLSQPTADVFQERRTQAPYRDRKVRVDVRITPEQMEVKVADEGPGFDVARAQALLEGAPEGLDGGRGLRLMRLLMDDLRFNASGNEVTLVKRRGQAARG, translated from the coding sequence ATGCCGACGCTACTTGTGGTGGACGATTCCGATATCGACCGTCGCCTGGTCGTGGGATTGTTGCGGGGAAACACCAATTGGAAGACCGAAACGGCCGCCAACGGCGTCGAAGCGCTCGCGCGCCTCGGCAAATCGCCGGCCGACCTGGTCATCACCGACATGCAGATGCCGGAGATGGATGGTCTGGAACTGGTGAAGCAAATTGGGATCCGTCACCCGCAAGTGCCCGTCATCCTAATGACGGCCCATGGCAGCGAGGCGTTGTCGATTGAGGCCCTGGAGCGGGGGGCTGCGAGCTACGTGCCCAAGTCGCGTCTGGCCGACATGCTCGAGGATACGGTGGCGCAGATCCTGGCGCTTGGCGAGACGAATCGCAACTACGAGCGACTTGTGGCCTGCCAGACGCGGGCCGAATTCACTTTCGTGCTGAACAACGATGCCGCATTGATTGACCCGCTGGTGGACTTGATTCGGCAAATCGCGTTTCGGATGGGATTGTGCAACGACAACGAAGGCCTTCGCATCGGAATCGCGATGCAGCAGGCGATTCTCAACGCGCTCTATCACGGCAATCTGGAACTGACGGGTGAGCAAATCGAGGCGGCCCGCGAGAAACTGCTATCCCAACCCACGGCCGACGTCTTCCAAGAGCGGCGCACGCAGGCGCCTTATCGCGACCGCAAGGTGCGCGTGGACGTGCGGATCACTCCCGAGCAGATGGAGGTCAAAGTTGCCGACGAGGGCCCGGGATTCGATGTAGCGCGGGCTCAAGCACTGCTCGAGGGCGCGCCCGAGGGCTTGGATGGCGGCCGCGGCCTGCGGCTGATGCGGCTCCTGATGGATGACCTTCGGTTCAACGCATCCGGCAACGAAGTCACTCTGGTCAAGCGCCGCGGGCAGGCCGCCCGAGGGTAA
- a CDS encoding sialate O-acetylesterase, with amino-acid sequence MTCRRIAALTWTVSLAAFSILVAVPATARATVAANGLFSDNAVLQQGIKLPVWGTADDGEKVSVSIAGQRVETTSFLGHWRVDLQPLKAGGPFDLVIEGPTNKIEAKNVLVGEVWIAGGQSNMELPLSRTANAAEVIANSANPQIHLITITRRQRSAAPAADVQGKWAECDSKTVANFSAVAYYFGRALKKQLNVPVGLINCNVGGTTAERWMSKEAFDAEPALKDMPRTQKSKGDFDLYNGMIHPLIPFGIRGAIWYQGESNSGQAWYYRTLFPAMIKAWRDDWKQGDFPFLFVQLAPYKAIAHEPQESDWAELREAQLLTTLKSPNAAMAVITDVGDEKDIHPKRKQPVGERLAMAARALAYGEKVEYSGPIFDSLSIDGREAVVHFKHVGSGLIVKGDKLTGFTVAGDDKKFYDADAKIVGDTVVVSSDQVAKPVAVRFGWANYPVVNLWNKEDLPASPFRSDDFPGVTQPKGR; translated from the coding sequence ATGACTTGCCGCCGAATAGCCGCGTTGACTTGGACCGTTTCTCTTGCGGCCTTTTCGATTTTGGTCGCTGTTCCGGCAACGGCGCGAGCGACGGTGGCGGCGAACGGACTCTTCTCGGACAACGCCGTCCTCCAACAAGGCATCAAGCTGCCGGTCTGGGGCACTGCTGACGATGGCGAGAAAGTGAGCGTTTCAATCGCCGGCCAAAGAGTTGAAACGACTTCATTTTTAGGTCATTGGCGAGTCGATTTACAGCCGCTGAAGGCGGGCGGTCCGTTCGACCTAGTGATCGAGGGACCGACGAACAAAATCGAAGCCAAGAATGTGCTGGTTGGCGAGGTGTGGATCGCCGGCGGGCAATCGAACATGGAATTGCCGCTCAGCAGGACCGCCAACGCGGCCGAGGTGATTGCCAATTCCGCCAATCCGCAAATCCATCTGATCACGATCACCCGACGGCAGCGATCGGCGGCACCCGCGGCGGACGTACAAGGGAAATGGGCCGAGTGCGACTCGAAGACCGTCGCCAACTTTTCTGCCGTAGCGTATTACTTTGGCCGCGCCCTCAAAAAGCAGTTGAACGTGCCGGTCGGGTTGATCAATTGCAATGTCGGCGGGACCACGGCCGAGCGTTGGATGAGCAAGGAAGCCTTCGACGCGGAGCCGGCGCTGAAAGACATGCCGCGAACTCAAAAGAGCAAAGGGGATTTCGATCTTTACAACGGCATGATCCATCCGCTGATCCCCTTCGGCATCCGCGGGGCGATCTGGTATCAAGGCGAATCGAACTCCGGACAGGCCTGGTATTACCGGACGCTGTTTCCCGCGATGATTAAGGCTTGGCGAGATGACTGGAAGCAGGGAGATTTTCCGTTCCTGTTCGTGCAACTCGCCCCGTACAAGGCCATCGCGCACGAACCCCAGGAGAGCGATTGGGCCGAACTGCGCGAGGCCCAATTGCTCACCACGCTCAAATCGCCCAACGCGGCGATGGCCGTGATCACGGACGTGGGGGACGAGAAAGACATTCATCCCAAGCGGAAGCAGCCTGTCGGCGAGCGGCTGGCGATGGCGGCGCGAGCGCTTGCCTATGGCGAAAAGGTCGAGTATTCCGGCCCGATTTTTGACAGTCTCTCGATCGATGGTCGCGAAGCAGTCGTGCATTTCAAGCACGTCGGATCGGGGCTGATTGTCAAGGGAGACAAGCTGACTGGTTTTACGGTCGCGGGCGATGACAAGAAGTTCTACGACGCCGACGCCAAGATCGTCGGCGATACGGTCGTCGTGTCCAGCGATCAGGTCGCGAAGCCGGTCGCCGTGCGCTTTGGCTGGGCGAACTATCCGGTCGTCAACCTCTGGAACAAGGAAGACCTCCCCGCTTCGCCATTCCGCAGCGACGATTTTCCGGGAGTAACGCAGCCGAAGGGAAGGTAG
- a CDS encoding glycosyltransferase: MSEAANTQHERRPDRLAAVIPCYRVSKQIAGVLRVIGPEVWRIYCVDDGCPEQSRSVVEKLATEDPRIRSLVHERNQGVGAAVVTGFRQALDDGAEMIVKLDGDGQMDPARIPELIAPLCAGEADYVKGNRFYHLESLRAMPVARLIGNAGLSFLSKLSTGYWNLFDPTNGYTAIHAAVARRLPLGKLQRRYFFESDILFRLNTLRAVVSEVPMEARYGDEASSLSLMKAFVQFPIYHARNYLKRIFYNYFLRGFSAASINLVIGFALLVFGVIFGAVEWIVGAERNVPASAGTVMLAALPIIIGSQLLLNFLSFDMANVPREPIHHKIRLHERRS, encoded by the coding sequence ATGAGCGAGGCAGCCAACACGCAGCACGAGCGGCGGCCGGATCGCTTGGCCGCCGTTATCCCCTGCTATCGCGTGAGCAAGCAGATCGCCGGCGTGCTCCGTGTGATTGGGCCCGAGGTGTGGCGGATTTATTGCGTCGACGATGGCTGCCCGGAGCAAAGCCGGTCGGTGGTCGAGAAGCTTGCCACGGAGGATCCGCGGATTCGCTCGCTGGTGCATGAGCGGAATCAGGGGGTCGGCGCGGCGGTCGTCACTGGCTTCCGGCAAGCCCTGGACGATGGTGCGGAAATGATCGTCAAGCTCGATGGCGACGGGCAGATGGATCCGGCCCGAATTCCCGAACTCATCGCCCCGCTTTGCGCTGGGGAAGCCGACTACGTCAAAGGCAATCGCTTCTACCACTTGGAAAGCCTGCGGGCGATGCCGGTGGCACGCTTGATCGGCAATGCCGGTTTGTCGTTCCTGTCCAAACTTTCGACTGGTTACTGGAACCTGTTCGATCCAACCAACGGTTACACGGCGATCCATGCCGCGGTCGCCCGACGGTTGCCGTTGGGAAAGTTGCAGCGGCGCTATTTTTTCGAGTCGGATATTCTGTTCCGGCTGAACACGCTGCGGGCCGTCGTCTCCGAGGTGCCGATGGAGGCCCGCTATGGCGACGAAGCGAGCAGCCTGAGCCTGATGAAAGCGTTCGTTCAGTTTCCGATCTACCACGCGCGGAATTATCTGAAGCGGATTTTCTATAACTACTTTCTCCGCGGCTTCAGCGCGGCCTCGATCAACCTGGTCATCGGCTTCGCGCTGCTCGTGTTCGGTGTGATCTTCGGGGCGGTGGAATGGATCGTGGGCGCCGAGCGGAACGTGCCCGCCTCAGCGGGAACGGTCATGTTGGCGGCGCTGCCGATCATCATTGGATCGCAGCTCCTACTGAACTTTCTCAGCTTCGACATGGCCAACGTTCCGCGCGAGCCTATTCATCACAAGATTCGGCTCCATGAACGACGAAGTTAA